A DNA window from Rhinolophus sinicus isolate RSC01 linkage group LG10, ASM3656204v1, whole genome shotgun sequence contains the following coding sequences:
- the F12 gene encoding coagulation factor XII, whose product MRALLLLGSLLVSLGSALPTPPRKAPKAHERIADEHTVVLTVTGEPCHFPFQYNRQLHHKCIHRRWPGSRPWCATTPNFEQDRQWAYCLEPKKVQDHCSKHNPCQRGGTCVNMPSGPHCICPEQFTGKHCQREKCFEPQLLQFFHENETWHSLEPAGVTKCQCQGPRAHCKPLASQVCRTNTCLNGGRCLEAEGHRLCGCPEGYAGRNCDVDTEASCYDGRGLSYRGKAETTLSGARCQPWASEATYRNLTAEQALNWGLGDHAFCRNPDNDTRPWCFVWSGDRLSWEYCLLAQCQAPTRTALWAPPVYQDHPLPSLSSVHPRIDYPDPSSIPHDSPGSSTASRMMQMQQTSLPRPSPAGCGQRLRKRLSSLSRVVGGLVALPGAHPYIAALYWGHRFCAGSLIASCWVLTAAHCLQNRPAPEELTVVLGQGRYNQSCEQCQTLSVRAYRLHEAFSPITYQHDLALLHLQESADGSCARLSPSVQPVCLPSSAADPDQPEAALCEIAGWGHQFEGAEEYSSFLQEAQVPLIPQERCSAPDVHDTAFLPGMLCAGFLEGGTDACQGDSGGPLVCEDESAERQLILRGTISWGSGCGDRNKPGVYTDVAYYLTWIREHTAS is encoded by the exons ATGAGGGCTCTGCTGCTCCTGGGGTCCCTGCTGGTGAGCCTGGGGTCGGCACTTCCG ACTCCACCTCGGAAAGCCCCCAAGGCACATGAGCGCATAGcagatgaacacacagtgg TTCTCACTGTCACTGGGGAGCCCTGCCACTTCCCTTTCCAGTACAACCGGCAGTTGCACCACAAATGCATCCACAGGCGCTGGCCCGGCTCCCGGCCCTG GTGTGCTACTACCCCCAACTTCGAGCAGGACCGACAATGGGCATACTGCTTGGAGCCCAAGAAAGTGCAAG ATCACTGCAGCAAACACAACCCCTGCCAGAGGGGAGGGACCTGTGTGAACATGCCAAGTGGCCCACACTGCATCTGTCCAGAACAATTCACCGGGAAGCACTGCCAGAGAG AGAAGTGttttgagcctcagcttctccagTTCTTCCATGAGAACGAAACATGGCATAGTCTTGAGCCGGCAGGTGTGACCAAGTGCCAGTGCCAGGGTCCCCGAGCCCACTGCAAGCCCCTGGCCAGCCAGG TCTGCCGCACCAACACATGCCTCAATGGGGGCCGCTGCCTAGAGGCGGAGGGCCACCGTTTGTGCGGTTGCCCGGAGGGCTACGCAGGACGGAACTGCGACGTGG acACTGAGGCGAGCTGCTACGACGGCCGCGGGCTCAGCTATCGCGGCAAAGCTGAGACTACGCTCTCCGGCGCTCGGTGTCAGCCTTGGGCCTCGGAGGCCACCTACCGGAACCTGACTGCAGAGCAAGCACTGAACTGGGGACTGGGCGACCATGCCTTCTGCCG GAACCCGGACAATGACACCCGCCCGTGGTGTTTCGTGTGGAGCGGCGACCGGCTGAGCTGGGAATACTGCCTCCTGGCACAGTGTCAAGCCCCAACCCGGACGGCTCTCTGGGCCCCACCTGTGTACCAGGACCACCCTTTGCCCTCTTTAAGCAGCGTACATCCCAGGATCGACTATCCAGACCCCAGCTCAATCCCGCATGATAG CCCTGGCTCCTCCACAGCCTCGAGAATGATGCAGATGCAGCAGACTTCCTTGCCCAGACCAAGCCCGGCGGGCTGTGGTCAGCGGCTCCGGAAACGGCTGTCCTCGTTGAGCCGCGTCGTCGGGGGACTGGTGGCCCTGCCCGGCGCGCACCCCTACATCGCCGCGCTGTACTGGGGCCATCGTTTCTGCGCTGGCAGCCTCATTGCCTCCTGCTGGGTGCTGACCGCGGCTCACTGCCTGCAGAACCG GCCGGCGCCCGAGGAGCTGACGGTGGTGCTGGGCCAGGGCCGCTATAACCAGAGCTGTGAGCAGTGTCAGACGCTGTCGGTGCGCGCCTACCGCCTGCACGAGGCCTTCTCGCCCATCACCTACCAGCACGACCTGG CGCTGCTGCACCTGCAGGAAAGCGCGGATGGCAGCTGCGCGCGCCTGTCGCCTTCCGTTCAGCCTGTGTGCCTGCCGAGCAGTGCTGCCGACCCCGACCAACCCGAGGCCGCGCTCTGCGAGATCGCCGGCTGGGGGCACCAGTTCGAGG GGGCAGAGGAATATTCTAGCTTCCTGCAAGAAGCGCAGGTACCGCTCATCCCTCAGGAGCGCTGCTCCGCCCCGGACGTGCACGACACCGCCTTCCTCCCTGGCATGCTCTGCGCTGGTTTCCTGGAGGGCGGCACCGATGCGTGCCAG GGTGACTCCGGGGGCCCGCTGGTGTGTGAGGATGAGTCCGCAGAGCGCCAGCTCATCCTGAGAGGCACTATCAGCTGGGGCTCGGGTTGTGGCGACCGCAACAAGCCAGGTGTATACACCGATGTGGCCTATTACCTGACCTGGATCCGGGAGCACACCGCTTCCTGA
- the PFN3 gene encoding profilin-3 — MGEWKGYISAVLRDQRIDDVAIVGHSDNRCVWASRPGGLLAAISPQEVGVLTGPDRSTFLKAGLSMAGLRCCVIRDHLLAEGDGVLDARTKGLDGRAVCVGHTPRALLVLLGRRGVHGGILNKRVHELIRGLRTHST, encoded by the coding sequence ATGGGAGAGTGGAAAGGCTACATCAGTGCTGTGCTGCGGGACCAGCGAATCGACGATGTGGCCATCGTGGGTCACTCGGACAATCGCTGCGTGTGGGCATCTAGGCCCGGGGGCCTGTTGGCAGCCATCTCACCGCAGGAAGTGGGTGTGCTCACTGGGCCGGACCGTAGCACCTTCCTGAAGGCGGGCCTCAGCATGGCGGGCCTCCGCTGCTGCGTCATCCGAGACCACCTGCTGGCGGAGGGTGACGGAGTGTTGGATGCGCGCACAAAGGGACTGGATGGGCGTGCCGTCTGCGTGGGCCACACCCCGCGCGCACTCCTAGTGCTCTTGGGCCGACGGGGTGTGCATGGGGGCATCCTCAACAAGAGGGTGCACGAGCTGATCCGTGGACTGCGCACTCATAGCACCTAG
- the SLC34A1 gene encoding sodium-dependent phosphate transport protein 2A, whose product MMSYGERLGGPAVSPLPVRGGHMMHGAAFAYVPSPQVLHRIPGTSAYAFPSLGPVALAEHSCPFGEVLELHDPLSAKLALEEEQKPEPGLVQKLRGAGLTLLKVPLVLAFLYLFVCSLDVLSSAFQLAGGKVAGDIFKDNVILSNPVAGLVVGILVTVLVQSSSTSTSIIVSMVSSGLLEVSSAIPIIMGSNIGTSVTNTIVALMQAGDRTDFRRAFAGATVHDCFNWLSVLVLLPLEAATGYLYHVTRLVVARFNIRGGRDAPDLLKIITEPFTKLIIQLDKSVITSIATGDESLRNHSLIKIWCHPDPTEAPTPMPRAEANTSRTLGNATMEKCNHIFVDTGLPDLAVGLILLAGSLVLLCTCLILLVKMLNSLLKGQVAKVIQKVINTDFPAPFTWATGYFAMVVGAGMTFVVQSSSVFTSAITPLIGLGVISIERAYPLTLGSNIGTTTTAILAALASPREKLSSAFQIALCHFFFNISGILLWYPVPCTRLPIRMAKALGTRTAKYRWFAVLYLLLCFLLMPSLVFGISMAGWRAMVGVGAPFGALLAFVVLISILQSRSPRHLPKWLQTWDFLPPWMHSLKPLDRLITRATLCYARPEPRSPPLPRSPPLPARVFLEELPPATPSPRLALPARHNATRL is encoded by the exons TCCTGCACAGGATCCCAGGGACCTCCGCCTATGCCTTCCCCAGCCTGGGCCCCGTGGCCCTCGCTGAGCACAGCTGCCCCTTCGGGGAGGTTCTGGAACTCCATGACCCTTTGTCTGCCAAGCTGGCCCTGGAGGAGGAGCAGAAGCCAG AGCCCGGGCTGGTCCAGAAGCTGCGTGGGGCTGGCCTGACCCTCCTCAAGGTGCCACTGGTGCTCGCTTTCCTCTATCTCTTCGTCTGCTCTCTGGATGTGCTCAGCTCGGCCTTCCAGCTGGCTGGAG GGAAGGTGGCTGGCGACATCTTCAAAGACAATGTCATCCTGTCCAACCCGGTGGCGGGACTGGTGGTGGGCATCCTGGTGACTGTGCTGGTGCAGAGCTCCAGCACCTCCACGTCCATCATTGTCAGCATGGTCTCCTCTGGCT TGCTGGAGGTGAGCTCTGCCATCCCCATCATCATGGGCTCCAACATCGGCACCTCTGTCACCAACACCATCGTGGCCCTGATGCAGGCAGGGGACAGGACGGACTTTCGGCG GGCCTTCGCGGGGGCCACCGTGCACGACTGCTTTAACTGGCTGTCAGTTTTGGTCCTGCTGCCCCTGGAGGCTGCCACCGGGTACCTGTACCATGTCACTCGACTCGTGGTGGCCCGCTTCAACATACGGGGTGGCCGAGACGCCCCTGACCTGCTGAAGATCATCACGGAGCCCTTCACTAAGCTCATCATCCAG CTGGACAAATCCGTGATTACCAGCATCGCCACCGGTGATGAGTCCCTGAGGAACCACAGTCTCATTAAGATCTGGTGCCACCCAGACCCCACGGAG GCTCCCACCCCTATGCCCAGGGCAGAGGCCAACACCAGTCGGACCCTTGGAAATGCCACCATGGAGAAAT gcaaCCACATCTTCGTGGACACCGGGCTGCCTGACCTGGCTGTAGGGCTCATCCTGCTGGCTGGCTCCCTGGTGCTCCTGTGTACCTGCCTCATCCTCCTTGTCAAGATGCTCAACTCTCTGCTCAAGGGCCAGGTGGCCAAGGTCATTCAGAAGGTTATTAACACCG ACTTCCCCGCCCCCTTCACCTGGGCCACAGGCTACTTTGCCATGGTGGTGGGTGCTGGCATGACCTTTGTTGTCCAGAGCAGTTCTGTGTTCACCTCGGCCATCACTCCACTCATTG gccTGGGTGTGATCAGCATCGAGCGTGCCTACCCCCTCACACTGGGCTCCAACATTGGCACCACCACCACGGCCATCCTGGCTGCACTGGCCAGTCCCCGGGAGAAGCTGTCCAGCGCCTTCCAG ATCGCCCTCTGCCACTTCTTCTTCAACATCTCGGGTATCCTGCTGTGGTACCCGGTGCCCTGCACACGCCTGCCCATCCGCATGGCCAAGGCTCTGGGCACGCGCACCGCCAAGTACCGCTGGTTCGCGGTCCTCTACCTCCTGCTCTGCTTCCTGCTCATGCCCTCTCTGGTGTTTGGCATCTCCATGGCAGGCTGGCGGGCCATGGTAGGTGTGGGTGCACCCTTCGGGGCCCTGCTGGCTTTCGTGGTGCTCATCAGCATCCTGCAGAGTCGCAGCCCCCGGCACCTGCCCAAGTGGCTGCAGACGTGGGACTTCCTGCCCCCCTGGATGCACTCCCTGAAGCCCCTGGACCGCCTCATCACCCGTGCCACCCTGTGCTATGCCAGGCCTGAGCCCCGCTCCCCCCCACTGCCCCGCTCTCCTCCACTGCCCGCCAGGGTCTTCCTGGAGGAGCTTCCCCCTGCCACACCATCTCCCCGCCTTGCCCTGCCTGCTCGCCACAATGCCACCCGCCTCTAG